A part of Primulina eburnea isolate SZY01 chromosome 10, ASM2296580v1, whole genome shotgun sequence genomic DNA contains:
- the LOC140842754 gene encoding rho guanine nucleotide exchange factor 8-like isoform X1, with translation MVKEERSVHKSRSFQFRKMFDFINQHDEKIENMREGAASPEVPEAQQVDSDLDKSPVSKSIPRLGNCKRERPASDMELMKERFAKLLLGEDMSGGGKGVSSALALSNAITNLAASVFGEQSKLEPMSVERKERWKKEVDWLLSVADYIVEFVPSQQKSKDGTDMEIMLTQQRRDLMLNIPALRKLDAMLIGILENFEGQQEFWYVSRDADESEKGIQRNDKWWLPTVKVPPTGLSEESRQFLQKQKEAVNQVLKASMAINAQILLDMEIPDNYIESLPKNGRSSLGEPVYKNITIEFFDPQQFLLTMDMSSEHKVLDLKNRIEASIVIWKRKMHQKDGKSGWGSAVSLEKRELFEERAETILLLLKHQFPGIPQSSLDISKIQYNKDVGLSILESYSRVLESLANTVMSRIEDVLYADSLAQDPSLEAGTWNQSTKYSSQSQPLSREDEAGNLSSAAETPTGSMTLSDFMGWDVEPPVTKIRKNHSTGNFLSSTSQDEEEILVTKPALVNIIKKLSYTDKIEMSSLRSPTSRH, from the exons ATGGTCAAGGAAGAAAGGAGCGTACATAAATCCAGGTCTTTTCAATTTCGGAAAATGTTCGATTTCATCAATCAGCATGATGAGAAGATAGAAAATATGCGTGAAGGTGCGGCATCGCCTGAGGTACCGGAAGCTCAACAAGTAGATAGTGATTTGGATAAAAGCCCCGTTTCTAAATCGATACCTAGATTAGGGAATTGCAAAAGGGAAAGGCCGGCTTCGG ATATGGAATTGATGAAGGAAAGATTTGCCAAGTTGCTTTTAGGAGAGGACATGTCCGGTGGAGGAAAGGGTGTTTCCTCTGCTTTGGCCTTGTCGAATGCCATCACAAATCTTGCTG CTTCTGTCTTCGGAGAGCAAAGTAAGTTAGAGCCAATGTCTGTAGAGAGGAAGGAAAGATGGAAAAAGGAAGTAGATTGGCTTTTATCAGTGGCAGATTATATAGTAGAATTTGTTCCTTCTCAACAGAAATCAAAGGATGGAACAGACATGGAG ATAATGTTGACTCAACAAAGGAGAGACCTTATGTTGAACATTCCAGCCTTACGCAAGCTTGATGCAATGCTTATC GGTATCCTGGAAAACTTTGAAGGCCAACAAGAATTCTGGTATGTTTCAAGAGATGCCGATGAGTCTGAAAAAGGGATCCAAAGAAATGATAAATGGTGGCTGCCTACAGTAAAGGTTCCCCCGACAGGACTTTCAGAAGAATCTCGGCAGTTTTTGCAAAAACAGAAGGAAGCTGTAAATCAAGTATTGAAAGCGTCCATGGCGATAAATGCTCAAATACTTTTAGACATGGAGATCCCGGATAACTACATTGAATCGCTCCCCAAG AATGGTAGATCAAGCCTAGGTGAACCGGTCTATAAAAACATTaccattgagttctttgatccTCAGCAATTCCTTTTGACAATGGACATGTCATCGGAGCACAAAGTTCTTGACCTAAAGAACAGAATTGAGGCATCTATTGTGATATGGAAAAGGAAAATGCACCAAAAGGATGGGAAATCTGGATGGGGTTCGGCTGTGAGCTTGGAGAAGAGAGAGCTTTTCGAAGAACGAGCCGAAACTATCTTACTCCTTCTCAAACATCAATTTCCCGGAATTCCTCAATCATCACTCGACATTAGTAAAATCCAATACAACAAA GATGTGGGGTTGTCAATACTTGAAAGCTATTCTAGGGTACTGGAAAGCTTGGCCAATACAGTGATGTCTCGTATCGAGGATGTCTTGTATGCAGATTCTCTAGCCCAAGATCCATCACTTGAAGCTGGAACGTGGAATCAATCAACAAAATATTCCTCTCAATCACAGCCACTAAGCCGAGAAGATGAGGCCGGGAATTTGAGTTCTGCAGCAGAGACTCCGACAGGTTCAATGACTTTGTCCGATTTCATGGGGTGGGATGTAGAGCCTCCCGTGACAAAAATCAGGAAGAATCATTCCACCGGTAACTTCTTGTCTTCTACTAGTCAGGATGAAGAAGAAATATTGGTGACAAAACCTGCTCTTGTTAACATTATCAAGAAGTTATCTTACACTGATAAGATTGAGATGAGTAGTTTGAGAAGTCCTACTTCTCGACATTGA
- the LOC140842754 gene encoding rho guanine nucleotide exchange factor 8-like isoform X2 produces MVKEERSVHKSRSFQFRKMFDFINQHDEKIENMREGAASPEVPEAQQVDSDLDKSPVSKSIPRLGNCKRERPASDMELMKERFAKLLLGEDMSGGGKGVSSALALSNAITNLAASVFGEQSKLEPMSVERKERWKKEVDWLLSVADYIVEFVPSQQKSKDGTDMEIMLTQQRRDLMLNIPALRKLDAMLIGILENFEGQQEFWYVSRDADESEKGIQRNDKWWLPTVKVPPTGLSEESRQFLQKQKEAVNQVLKASMAINAQILLDMEIPDNYIESLPKNGRSSLGEPVYKNITIEFFDPQQFLLTMDMSSEHKVLDLKNRIEASIVIWKRKMHQKDGKSGWGSAVSLEKRELFEERAETILLLLKHQFPGIPQSSLDISKIQYNKV; encoded by the exons ATGGTCAAGGAAGAAAGGAGCGTACATAAATCCAGGTCTTTTCAATTTCGGAAAATGTTCGATTTCATCAATCAGCATGATGAGAAGATAGAAAATATGCGTGAAGGTGCGGCATCGCCTGAGGTACCGGAAGCTCAACAAGTAGATAGTGATTTGGATAAAAGCCCCGTTTCTAAATCGATACCTAGATTAGGGAATTGCAAAAGGGAAAGGCCGGCTTCGG ATATGGAATTGATGAAGGAAAGATTTGCCAAGTTGCTTTTAGGAGAGGACATGTCCGGTGGAGGAAAGGGTGTTTCCTCTGCTTTGGCCTTGTCGAATGCCATCACAAATCTTGCTG CTTCTGTCTTCGGAGAGCAAAGTAAGTTAGAGCCAATGTCTGTAGAGAGGAAGGAAAGATGGAAAAAGGAAGTAGATTGGCTTTTATCAGTGGCAGATTATATAGTAGAATTTGTTCCTTCTCAACAGAAATCAAAGGATGGAACAGACATGGAG ATAATGTTGACTCAACAAAGGAGAGACCTTATGTTGAACATTCCAGCCTTACGCAAGCTTGATGCAATGCTTATC GGTATCCTGGAAAACTTTGAAGGCCAACAAGAATTCTGGTATGTTTCAAGAGATGCCGATGAGTCTGAAAAAGGGATCCAAAGAAATGATAAATGGTGGCTGCCTACAGTAAAGGTTCCCCCGACAGGACTTTCAGAAGAATCTCGGCAGTTTTTGCAAAAACAGAAGGAAGCTGTAAATCAAGTATTGAAAGCGTCCATGGCGATAAATGCTCAAATACTTTTAGACATGGAGATCCCGGATAACTACATTGAATCGCTCCCCAAG AATGGTAGATCAAGCCTAGGTGAACCGGTCTATAAAAACATTaccattgagttctttgatccTCAGCAATTCCTTTTGACAATGGACATGTCATCGGAGCACAAAGTTCTTGACCTAAAGAACAGAATTGAGGCATCTATTGTGATATGGAAAAGGAAAATGCACCAAAAGGATGGGAAATCTGGATGGGGTTCGGCTGTGAGCTTGGAGAAGAGAGAGCTTTTCGAAGAACGAGCCGAAACTATCTTACTCCTTCTCAAACATCAATTTCCCGGAATTCCTCAATCATCACTCGACATTAGTAAAATCCAATACAACAAAGTATGa